The region AAAATCAACGTAGTCCATACAGTGGATTTTTTTATCTTTCCCTATTGCTGTAGCAGTACTCAAAAAATCTCCAAAGCCGTCAATTGAAACGGCTGCGGCTTCCTTAAAGGGGCTGACAAAAAACGCGCTCGATATATGGGCCCTGTGGTGCCCTATTTTAAAAAGCTTAGCCCGTAGCTTCTTTTCGTTTATGCCAAACTCTGCGGATAGATATTTTTTAATGTCTGCGTTAAGAAAATAATTATTGATCCGCGCCTTTAGGAATGAGGTGCTTTGTCTTTTAAACAAAATACGCAATAATTTTTTGTGCAGCCTGTTCAGCGGATTGCGGGCGATAGCTATATTATCAACATCGCCTAAATTTATACCGGCAAAAGAAAGGCACCATTCGATTGATTTCGTAGGCAGTCCGGCCCAATGTTTAATCCGCCGGATCCTCTCTTCTTCTATAGCCGCTATCAATTTACCGTCAACTACAATTGCCGCGGATGAATCTCCATGATACGCATTGATACCGAGGATAATCATAAAACATCCATTTTGTACGGTTCTTTACTGAGCCGATTAATATATTTTTCTGCGATGCCGAATACCCTCTCGACCGAGATAGTATCCATGCAAAACCGTTTCGGATTCCTGCAAATTTTCTTTGAACTGCATAGGCAGGGAATATCGGGCCTGACAACGGAGTGGCCTTCGCCATAAGGGCCGTAGATTTCAGGGTCTGTCGGCCCGAATAACGCAATCGTCGGTGTTCGTAATAATGCTGCCATATGCATGGGCGCGGTATCATTTCCGATGAATAAATCTGCCTTCTTCAGTAAAGCAGATAGTTGAACAAGCGTCCCGGTAAATAAAGCAGGCGCCTCCTTCATTTGGGCGAGGATCTTATTTATAGACTCTGCATCTTCAACAGCGCCTACCATGATTACTTTAGCGTCGCGTTGACTAATAAGCTTATCGCATAATGCTGCAAATTTTTCTTTTGGCCATTCCTTTGCGGGCCATCGGCTTACGGGATGTACTATGATTAAGACATCCTGCCCTAAAGTAATGTTGTTGGCTTTCAGAAATTGGCCTACTACCTCTTTATCCTCAGCGGGGGCAGGAATAGTGCATCCGACACTCTCTGCATGACCCTTACCTGTACATGAAGAAATAAGATCGATAAAATGTTCGACTTCGCTCACACCCTCCTTATAATGAACCTGGTGCGTCAGAAGCCATTCCATGCCGCCGATATCGAATCCAATGCGGCATGGAACGCTCGCTAAAAACATAACGATCCTGTTGCGCATGTCTCCCCTCATATCAATAGCCATATCAAATTTCTTTTGCCTTAAATAAGGCGCCCTTCCCAGCATTTCACGAAAAAGTTTTTTAAAGTCCGGCCGG is a window of Candidatus Omnitrophota bacterium DNA encoding:
- a CDS encoding glycosyltransferase family 9 protein, which codes for RPDFKKLFREMLGRAPYLRQKKFDMAIDMRGDMRNRIVMFLASVPCRIGFDIGGMEWLLTHQVHYKEGVSEVEHFIDLISSCTGKGHAESVGCTIPAPAEDKEVVGQFLKANNITLGQDVLIIVHPVSRWPAKEWPKEKFAALCDKLISQRDAKVIMVGAVEDAESINKILAQMKEAPALFTGTLVQLSALLKKADLFIGNDTAPMHMAALLRTPTIALFGPTDPEIYGPYGEGHSVVRPDIPCLCSSKKICRNPKRFCMDTISVERVFGIAEKYINRLSKEPYKMDVL